A window of the Brassica napus cultivar Da-Ae chromosome A2, Da-Ae, whole genome shotgun sequence genome harbors these coding sequences:
- the LOC106411221 gene encoding uncharacterized protein LOC106411221 isoform X5, which yields MRKGVLESEFTEEIVRISDDRSHSGRDVGEKVTILEDELMGFVKSVNVLRCRGSNSNWRINQDGLMLKSKSVYKSVTEEVSVWGWPLQTGELFVVRGEIWLHGT from the exons ATGCGAAAAGGGGTTTTAGAATCTGAGTTTACAGAGGAGATAGTGAGGATCTCTGATGACAGATCTCATTCTGGTCGTGATGTTGGCGAGAAAGTGACGATCTTGGAAGATGAGTTAATGGGTTTTGTTAAAAGTGTAAACGTTTTGAGATGCAGAGGTTCCAATTCCAATTGGAGAATCAATCAg GATGGTCTGATGTTGAAGTCTAAAAGTGTGTATAAATCTGTAACTGAAGAGGTGAGTGTATGGGGATGGCCTTTGCAGACAGGTGAATTGTTTG TGGTCAGAGGGGAGATTTGGTTACACGGTACGTGA
- the LOC106411221 gene encoding uncharacterized protein LOC106411221 isoform X4 → MRKGVLESEFTEEIVRISDDRSHSGRDVGEKVTILEDELMGFVKSVNVLRCRGSNSNWRINQDGLMLKSKSVYKSVTEERGDLVTRYVRPTFRGGKLNGAHRFCN, encoded by the exons ATGCGAAAAGGGGTTTTAGAATCTGAGTTTACAGAGGAGATAGTGAGGATCTCTGATGACAGATCTCATTCTGGTCGTGATGTTGGCGAGAAAGTGACGATCTTGGAAGATGAGTTAATGGGTTTTGTTAAAAGTGTAAACGTTTTGAGATGCAGAGGTTCCAATTCCAATTGGAGAATCAATCAg GATGGTCTGATGTTGAAGTCTAAAAGTGTGTATAAATCTGTAACTGAAGAG AGGGGAGATTTGGTTACACGGTACGTGAGGCCAACATTTCGTGGGGGAAAACTAAATGGAGCACATCGGTTCTGCAACTAG
- the LOC106411221 gene encoding uncharacterized protein LOC106411221 isoform X6: MRKGVLESEFTEEIVRISDDRSHSGRDVGEKVTILEDELMGFVKSVNVLRCRGSNSNWRINQDGLMLKSKSVYKSVTEEVSVWGWPLQTVVRGEIWLHGT; encoded by the exons ATGCGAAAAGGGGTTTTAGAATCTGAGTTTACAGAGGAGATAGTGAGGATCTCTGATGACAGATCTCATTCTGGTCGTGATGTTGGCGAGAAAGTGACGATCTTGGAAGATGAGTTAATGGGTTTTGTTAAAAGTGTAAACGTTTTGAGATGCAGAGGTTCCAATTCCAATTGGAGAATCAATCAg GATGGTCTGATGTTGAAGTCTAAAAGTGTGTATAAATCTGTAACTGAAGAGGTGAGTGTATGGGGATGGCCTTTGCAGACAG TGGTCAGAGGGGAGATTTGGTTACACGGTACGTGA